TGAAAAACATTCTCGCAACATTTTGATATTGTTCAAGTTTGATTTTTAAGGAAATGATTTGCATGTGATATTTATATGATATTATTGAATAATTATTTTCATCAAATGGTTTGTAATATATTTTTTCTATCTAATATCTGTTAAACCAAAAATAATTATGACTATACGTGGTTACTATTTTACTCCTTCTATTTTTGCAATTAGCAATATTGCTTTACGCAGAATTAAAATTTCAAGAATCCAAGACTTAAATGATCCTTTTGAGTTGCTTGCTGCAAATTTATCAGATATATCAAAACGTAAATTAATTATTAAAATAAAAGATGATTTGAACAGCAAAACTGGCATTATATGCTTTAGTGAAAGCTGGAAAAATCCTTTATTATGGGGCCATTATGCAGAAAAGCATACTGGCATAGCACTTGGATTTGATATTAATGATGAATTTTTATTGCCAGTTAAATACAAAAAAGATTTTATCAACATGAATTTTGACAAATTGACAGGTAATCCAAATAGAGACGACATGTTTAATCTTCTACGGACAAAATTTTATGATTGGAATTATGAAAATGAAGTGAGATTATTTGTTGAGCTAGATGAATCAAGAATAGAGGCAGGACTTTATTTTGAACCTTTTACGCAAAGAATTCAGTTAAAAGAAGTAATTCTTGGGCCAAGATGTGAGTTGTCAATAGATTCTGTTCGTGAACTTGTCAAAAGTTACAATCCTAAAGTTAGTGTTATTAAATCAAATATTGCATTTACCCAGTTTGAAGTATTGGAAAACAAAGAAGCAACAAATTTAGACAAAAGGTTTAACAAATAAATCCAGCGGATGGCGTTAAGGTCGGCGGCGCTGACGCGGCAAGCTCATTTGCGCCACCGCTGATTAATGGGTTGGGTATTCAGATTAACTTGTGCATAGTTAGGTATCAATGAGACCACCACATTACTGTTCTCTATTCCCCATATTTCTTGAATCGATAATGAAGAATAAGATTTCTGGGGGAAATATTACAATTTCAAGAGCAACAGG
The sequence above is drawn from the Bacteroidota bacterium genome and encodes:
- a CDS encoding DUF2971 domain-containing protein encodes the protein MTIRGYYFTPSIFAISNIALRRIKISRIQDLNDPFELLAANLSDISKRKLIIKIKDDLNSKTGIICFSESWKNPLLWGHYAEKHTGIALGFDINDEFLLPVKYKKDFINMNFDKLTGNPNRDDMFNLLRTKFYDWNYENEVRLFVELDESRIEAGLYFEPFTQRIQLKEVILGPRCELSIDSVRELVKSYNPKVSVIKSNIAFTQFEVLENKEATNLDKRFNK